From a single Phragmites australis chromosome 7, lpPhrAust1.1, whole genome shotgun sequence genomic region:
- the LOC133924864 gene encoding AT-hook motif nuclear-localized protein 10-like yields the protein MDGRDQQQQMQAPPRVGSPPQAGGIMMPHAAYGAAAAPPGMPPGTANVMHGMPLAFNPMASPGASSPMKPAEIPGATYRPDSGAPGMQHPGVGGGGSGGAVVSGSGGELVKKKRGRPRKYGPDGSIGLGLKPAAATATEAGGQSGGGGSNSNPDGKRRGRPPGSGKKKQLDALGSSGTSFTPHIITVKPNEDVASKIMAFSQQGPRTTCIISANGSLCTATLRQPATSGGIVTYEGHFDILSLSGSFLLAEDGDTRSRTGGLSVALAGSDGRIVGGCVAGMLMAATPVQVVVGSFIAEGKKPKEEQPKREPTSVPPHTAGFGAASAASPPFDGTSSEHSDDPGSPMGRNGSTFTNMGHPMHSAYAPVGWSLSGNQGHYDPDLKMMSD from the exons ATGGACGGCCGggaccagcagcagcagatgcagGCGCCGCCGCGCGTGGGCTCGCCGCCGCAGGCGGGCGGCATCATGATGCCGCACGCCGCgtacggcgccgccgccgcgccgcccggGATGCCGCCGGGCACTGCGAACGTTATGCACGGGATGCCGCTCGCCTTCAACCCCATGGCGTCGCCGGGCGCCTCCTCTCCCATGAAACCGGCGGAGATACCCGGGGCCACGTACCGCCCCGATTCCGGCGCGCCGGGCATGCAGCATCCCGGTGTCGGCGGTGGTGGTAGTGGCGGCGCCGTTGTCAGCGGCAGCGGTGGGGAGCtcgtgaagaagaagagggggaggcCGAGGAAGTACGGCCCGGACGGGAGCATCGGCCTGGGTCTGAAGCCCGCGGCAGCGACGGCGACTGAGGCAGGCGGGCAGTCCGGCGGAGGTGGGTCCAACTCCAACCCCGACGGGAAGCGCAGAGGGCGCCCCCCTGGATCCGGCAAAAAGAAACAGCTCGATGCTCTGG GATCTTCAGGGACATCGTTTACTCCCCACATAATAACTGTGAAGCCTAACGAG GATGTCGCGTCAAAGATAATGGCTTTTTCACAACAAGGCCCACGTACTACATGTATAATTTCAGCAAATGGTTCTCTGTGCACAGCAACACTCCGTCAACCAGCAACCTCTGGTGGCATAGTTACATATGAG GGACACTTCGATATACTCTCTCTGTCGGGCTCATTCCTGCTTGCAGAGGATGGTGACACTCGTAGCAGAACAGGTGGTTTGAGTGTGGCACTGGCTGGAAGTGATGGACGTATAGTTGGAGGTTGTGTTGCTGGAATGCTGATGGCAGCGACACCTGTACAG GTTGTAGTGGGCAGTTTCATTGCTGAAGGTAAAAAGCCCAAGGAAGAGCAGCCGAAGCGTGAGCCGACATCTGTGCCACCGCACACAGCTGGCTTTGGGGCAGCCTCGGCTGCCAGTCCTCCATTTGACGGAACATCAAGCGAGCACTCTGATGATCCAGGGAGCCCCATGGGACGTAACGGCAGCACGTTCACCAACATGGGGCATCCCATGCATTCCGCATATGCTCCGGTTGGCTGGTCGCTATCCGGGAACCAAGGCCACTACGATCCCGACCTGAAGATGATGTCTGACTAA